A stretch of Eleutherodactylus coqui strain aEleCoq1 chromosome 9, aEleCoq1.hap1, whole genome shotgun sequence DNA encodes these proteins:
- the CCN3 gene encoding CCN family member 3 gives MDRVKANEKHRILILPSWKSANLCNWDMMLQSLLPALCTLLFIHTVISQKCPKQCGPCPEEPPNCAPGVPVILDGCVCCPVCARQQGEMCSEVLPCQDDLGLYCDFSAEPESVVGICMVLEEGKCVFNGAIYNNGESFQPSCKYHCRCQDGQIGCVPRCNLDLQLPGPECPFPRKVTVPGECCEKWVCDTKEEVPLGGFAMAAYRPEATFGVDMGTNCIEQSTEWSACSKTCGMGHSYRVSNRNRRCEMQKQVRLCMVRPCDEETEGLIEKKAKRCVKVKKSETAIHFEYNNCVSVHSYKPKFCGDCTDGRCCTPHSTRTAQVEFRCPNDRTMKKPVMFISTCVCHNNCPRDTSLLQTDNAKFPNLRIY, from the exons ATGGACAGGGTGAAGGCGAATGAAAAACACAGAATACTAATCCTTCCAAGTTGGAAATCAGCAAATCTCTGCAACTGGGACATGATGCTCCAGAGCCTGCTGCCTGCCCTGTGCACACTCCTCTTCATTCATACA GTGATCTCTCAGAAATGTCCGAAACAATGTGGACCCTGCCCAGAGGAACCCCCGAACTGTGCTCCCGGTGTGCCAGTCATTCTAGATGGCTGTGTCTGCTGCCCAGTGTGTGCCAGGCAGCAGGGAGAGATGTGCTCTGAGGTGCTGCCATGCCAGGACGACCTGGGACTGTACTGCGACTTCAGCGCAGAGccggagagtgttgtgggcatatgCATGG TGCTGGAAGAAGgaaaatgtgtgtttaatggcgCCATATACAACAACGGGGAAAGCTTCCAGCCAAGCTGTAAATACCACTGCAGATGTCAGGATGGGCAGATTGGATGCGTCCCGAGATGTAACCTTGACCTACAGCTCCCGGGACCAGAGTGCCCCTTCCCACGAAAAGTGACAGTCCCCGGAGAATGCTGCGAGAAGTGGGTGTGTGACACAAAGGAAGAAGTGCCGCTTGGAGGCTTCGCTATGGCGG CTTACAGACCTGAGGCCACGTTCGGAGTTGATATGGGCACCAACTGTATCGAGCAGAGTACGGAGTGGAGCGCTTGCTCTAAGACGTGTGGCATGGGACACTCATACAGGGTGTCGAATCGTAACCGCCGCTGCGAAATGCAGAAACAAGTCCGCCTGTGCATGGTGCGACCATGTGATGAAGAGACTGAGGGACTGATAGAAAAG AAAGCAAAAAGATGTGTGAAAGTGAAGAAATCGGAGACTGCCATCCACTTTGAATATAATAATTGTGTCAGTGTACACAGCTACAAACCCAAGTTCTGTGGGGATTGCACCGACGGGCGATGCTGCACCCCCCACAGCACCAGGACTGCACAGGTGGAGTTCCGCTGTCCTAATGACAGAACAATGAAGAAACCAGTCATGTTCATCAGCACATGTGTTTGCCATAATAACTGCCCCCGTGACACCAGCCTCCTGCAGACTGACAATGCCAAATTCCCCAACCTGAGAATATATTAG